A region from the Terriglobia bacterium genome encodes:
- a CDS encoding oxidative damage protection protein: MSCGNPFAGEPPQPHADPNARKVFCVKFQKEMPGLDEPPFDSPLGQRIYEQVSAEAWKLWGEYCKMVLNEYRLNPANRQDQELILKHMEEYFFGEGSAFPPGYVPPRSKS, encoded by the coding sequence ATGAGCTGTGGTAATCCCTTCGCCGGCGAGCCGCCGCAACCGCACGCCGATCCCAACGCGCGCAAAGTGTTCTGCGTGAAGTTTCAGAAAGAGATGCCGGGGCTCGACGAGCCTCCGTTCGACAGCCCGCTGGGCCAGCGCATTTACGAGCAGGTCTCCGCCGAGGCCTGGAAGCTCTGGGGCGAATATTGCAAGATGGTGCTCAACGAGTACCGCTTGAATCCCGCCAATCGCCAGGACCAGGAGCTGATCCTCAAACACATGGAAGAATATTTCTTCGGCGAGGGCTCGGCGTTTCCACCCGGCTACGTGCCACCGCGGAGCAAAAGCTAG
- the aceA gene encoding isocitrate lyase — protein sequence MPANGESKEKNIWNDNPRWKGVSRPYTMADVERLRGSVRLEHSLARIGAEKLWELLHSGEYVPALGAVTGNQAVQMVKAGLQAIYVSGWQVAADANDAGQTYPDQSLYPADSVPNLCRKINNALLRADQIDHAEGKNGTYWFAPLVADAEAGFGGPLNAYELMKAMIEGGAACVHFEDQLSSAKKCGHLGGKVLVPAQEAIQKLVAARLAADVMGVPTLLMARTDANSAKLLTSDIDPLDRAFVQPQRTTEGFFRVQGGLDYAIARSIAYAPYVDLIWCETSEPNIEEARRFAEGVHARFPGKMLAYNCSPSFNWKKKLSDADIARFQPELAEMGYKFQFVTLAGFHSLNLSMFELARGYRDKGMTAYARLQEKEFSREYEYGYQAVKHQKFVGTGYFDAVTEVISQGMTSTKALEGSTEEEQFQLKPTPQVIQIGHDPACQPILGDCPAVEPRPERMAGD from the coding sequence ATGCCTGCGAATGGAGAATCCAAAGAGAAGAACATCTGGAATGATAATCCGCGGTGGAAGGGCGTTTCCCGTCCTTACACCATGGCTGACGTTGAGCGGCTGCGCGGCAGCGTGCGCCTCGAACACTCGCTGGCCCGCATAGGTGCGGAGAAGTTATGGGAGCTCCTGCACAGCGGCGAGTACGTTCCCGCGCTCGGCGCGGTCACCGGTAACCAGGCCGTGCAGATGGTGAAGGCCGGCCTCCAGGCCATCTACGTCAGCGGCTGGCAGGTCGCGGCCGACGCCAACGACGCCGGCCAGACCTATCCCGACCAGAGCCTTTACCCGGCCGACAGCGTTCCCAATCTTTGCCGCAAGATCAACAACGCGCTGCTGCGTGCCGACCAGATCGACCACGCGGAAGGGAAGAACGGCACCTACTGGTTTGCGCCGCTGGTGGCCGATGCGGAAGCCGGCTTTGGCGGCCCGCTGAACGCTTACGAGCTTATGAAGGCGATGATCGAGGGCGGGGCTGCCTGCGTCCACTTCGAAGACCAGCTCTCCTCGGCGAAGAAGTGCGGCCACCTCGGGGGCAAAGTCCTCGTCCCTGCGCAGGAGGCGATCCAGAAGCTGGTCGCCGCGCGCCTGGCCGCCGACGTGATGGGCGTGCCCACACTGCTGATGGCGCGCACCGACGCCAACTCCGCCAAGCTGCTCACCAGCGACATTGATCCGCTGGACCGCGCGTTCGTCCAACCCCAGCGCACCACCGAAGGTTTCTTCCGCGTGCAGGGCGGCCTTGACTACGCCATCGCGCGCAGCATCGCCTACGCGCCGTACGTGGATCTGATCTGGTGCGAGACCTCCGAGCCCAATATCGAGGAGGCGCGCCGCTTCGCCGAGGGCGTGCACGCCAGGTTCCCGGGCAAAATGCTGGCCTACAACTGCTCGCCGTCGTTCAACTGGAAGAAGAAGCTGAGCGATGCCGACATCGCGCGCTTCCAGCCGGAGTTGGCCGAGATGGGCTACAAGTTCCAGTTCGTCACCCTCGCCGGTTTCCACTCGCTCAACCTGAGCATGTTCGAACTGGCGCGCGGCTATCGCGACAAGGGCATGACCGCCTACGCGCGCCTGCAGGAAAAGGAATTCAGCCGCGAGTACGAGTATGGATACCAGGCGGTGAAGCACCAGAAGTTCGTCGGCACCGGCTACTTCGACGCCGTCACCGAGGTCATCTCTCAAGGCATGACCTCCACCAAGGCGCTGGAAGGCTCGACCGAGGAAGAGCAGTTCCAGTTGAAGCCCACACCGCAGGTAATCCAGATCGGCCACGATCCGGCCTGCCAGCCGATCCTGGGCGACTGCCCTGCCGTCGAACCCAGGCCCGAACGCATGGCCGGAGACTAG
- a CDS encoding IclR family transcriptional regulator yields the protein MTLAAESPSTAVDRTIAILEAVAARASGMSNAEISRKLDIPKSSASYILRALERHGYLRRDGENGKYRLGLKVLNLGRGALNGVDVREVALPIMRTLVEHVHITSHLAILDGTQAVYVERVESPGFVKMDTWVGRRMEIYSTSVGKALVSQLPEAQVQAILRDRGMKKRTPTTITNPARFLRELELVRERGHAFDDEENSAGVRCVAAPVFNAAGAVEAALNVTGTTQQVNRETLPRIIDAVKDSARRISTQLGYRPARVGIGNRK from the coding sequence ATGACCCTTGCCGCCGAATCGCCGTCCACCGCGGTTGACCGCACCATCGCCATCCTGGAGGCGGTGGCGGCGCGCGCCTCGGGCATGAGCAACGCCGAGATCAGCCGCAAGCTGGACATCCCCAAAAGTTCGGCGAGCTACATCCTGCGCGCGCTGGAGAGACACGGCTACCTGCGGCGCGACGGCGAAAACGGCAAGTACCGACTCGGCCTGAAGGTGCTCAACCTGGGCCGGGGCGCGCTCAACGGCGTGGACGTGCGCGAGGTCGCGCTGCCCATCATGCGCACGCTGGTGGAGCACGTGCACATCACCTCGCATCTGGCCATCCTCGACGGCACCCAGGCGGTGTACGTCGAGCGGGTGGAATCGCCCGGCTTCGTGAAGATGGACACCTGGGTCGGGCGCCGCATGGAGATTTATTCCACCAGCGTCGGCAAGGCGCTGGTATCGCAGCTTCCCGAAGCCCAGGTCCAGGCCATCCTGCGCGATCGCGGAATGAAAAAGCGGACGCCAACCACAATCACCAACCCGGCGCGCTTCCTGCGCGAGCTGGAACTAGTGCGCGAGCGCGGCCACGCCTTCGACGACGAGGAGAACAGCGCCGGCGTGCGCTGCGTGGCAGCGCCGGTATTCAACGCCGCGGGCGCGGTCGAGGCGGCGCTGAATGTCACCGGCACGACCCAGCAGGTGAACCGGGAAACGCTGCCGCGGATCATCGACGCGGTAAAGGACTCAGCGCGGCGGATTTCCACCCAGTTGGGTTATCGTCCGGCAAGGGTCGGCATAGGCAATCGCAAGTAA
- a CDS encoding malate synthase → MIREDILQAFPGLFGNKKVNGRELQVEDTIATLTRELRPAIAAALTARRKLLQSPTPVREKYAWPVWDDRFDDPVTGKPWTYRHIVQGMIDNYLGRETQWRWRLNEEVPIPADAHPLTNPGLELTGPWSPLDMAFNALNSEAPVNMPDWEDASPPHFRPDGASKDQPIGIFAALHNAKEILEGRWSDRPYEVVKKGKKRAYKINKPPSGWPTRFCRPPGNHVVFDHIVVDGEPAPGLVAITVLWTFNNYDSLKRAGTGVYFYIPKLQTPQEALILERLLSRIEGLIGVPAGTFKIKVLYEEGNAGRILPAITWVLRRRLLGTNVGRWDYLGSIIEMWKDDAKGVFPDPQTVGMASPNMITYQRYNALLMLMAGMKNAELTQAAPIGGMAAVMIYQQGDVYGRSRYNPLALRAMVIDKTRERLIGLMFVPEQPLAAGNPTLDDILDGRVKGQLYDAYRQSWVASPETAYVAAGNEPLRLPVAQLQARIDAPQQATEVNGKPVPTVPSGLSDAERSVLQSRGLLNAQGKITPAVIARESVDTPENLFSHKLWDDIYGVPKGDVTIEHIQHAFYMAANYGFQILNGNFAAAIDDYELKLRFMNDLATYRIDVSWLWTVAHHQATITKDGYFKRQALTADGVELAANAEPVKAGTRFTREMFDKVWNYHNEWTAEFFAELDRRGDPGRFDRAKAPLIMDLLQRQLLSSRYIQHSARVLFVVAPAKEQECAQILDAIFDLSREEIVQRVQSGKMDPLALHAHDYVFDIFPASEAADAPEEMGLRPAAI, encoded by the coding sequence ATGATTCGCGAGGACATTCTGCAGGCATTTCCCGGCCTCTTCGGCAATAAGAAGGTCAACGGACGCGAGCTCCAGGTCGAAGACACCATCGCCACGCTCACCCGCGAGCTGCGTCCCGCCATTGCCGCCGCCCTGACCGCGCGCCGCAAGCTGCTGCAGTCGCCCACGCCCGTGCGCGAGAAATATGCCTGGCCGGTGTGGGACGACCGCTTTGACGATCCCGTCACCGGCAAGCCCTGGACCTATCGCCACATCGTGCAGGGCATGATTGACAACTATCTCGGCCGTGAAACCCAGTGGCGCTGGCGCCTCAATGAGGAAGTGCCCATACCCGCCGACGCGCACCCGCTGACCAACCCCGGCCTGGAGCTCACCGGTCCCTGGTCTCCGCTCGACATGGCATTCAACGCCCTCAACAGTGAAGCGCCGGTCAACATGCCCGATTGGGAAGACGCCTCCCCGCCGCACTTCCGGCCCGATGGCGCCTCGAAGGACCAGCCCATCGGAATTTTCGCGGCCCTGCACAACGCCAAGGAAATTCTGGAGGGTCGCTGGAGCGATCGCCCGTACGAGGTGGTGAAGAAAGGGAAAAAGCGCGCGTACAAGATCAACAAGCCGCCTTCGGGATGGCCGACGCGCTTTTGCCGCCCGCCGGGGAACCATGTCGTGTTCGACCACATCGTCGTGGATGGCGAACCCGCGCCCGGCCTGGTCGCCATCACGGTCCTGTGGACGTTCAACAACTACGACTCGCTGAAGCGCGCCGGCACCGGCGTCTACTTTTACATTCCCAAGCTTCAGACGCCGCAGGAAGCGCTCATCCTGGAGAGGCTGCTGTCGCGCATTGAAGGTCTGATCGGCGTTCCCGCCGGCACCTTCAAAATCAAGGTGCTCTACGAAGAGGGAAATGCTGGCCGCATCCTGCCGGCGATCACCTGGGTCTTGCGCCGCCGCTTGCTCGGCACCAACGTCGGCCGCTGGGACTACCTGGGCAGCATCATCGAAATGTGGAAAGACGATGCCAAGGGAGTTTTCCCTGACCCGCAGACCGTCGGCATGGCTTCGCCCAACATGATTACCTACCAACGTTACAACGCGCTGCTGATGCTCATGGCCGGCATGAAAAACGCCGAACTCACCCAGGCCGCCCCCATCGGCGGCATGGCGGCGGTGATGATCTACCAGCAGGGCGATGTCTACGGGCGTTCGCGCTACAACCCTCTCGCGCTGCGTGCCATGGTCATTGACAAGACGCGCGAGCGCTTGATCGGCCTGATGTTTGTGCCCGAGCAACCCCTGGCCGCAGGGAATCCGACGCTGGACGATATCCTTGACGGCCGCGTCAAGGGCCAGCTCTACGACGCCTATCGCCAAAGCTGGGTTGCCAGTCCGGAGACCGCTTATGTCGCCGCCGGCAACGAGCCGCTGCGCCTTCCGGTTGCGCAACTGCAAGCCAGAATCGACGCGCCGCAGCAAGCAACCGAGGTGAATGGCAAGCCCGTTCCTACCGTCCCCAGTGGCCTCAGCGACGCCGAGCGCTCCGTGCTGCAATCGCGCGGCCTGTTGAACGCGCAGGGGAAAATCACGCCTGCGGTCATCGCCCGCGAATCGGTCGATACGCCGGAGAATCTTTTCAGTCACAAGCTTTGGGACGACATTTATGGCGTGCCCAAGGGCGATGTCACCATCGAGCACATCCAACACGCCTTCTACATGGCGGCCAATTACGGCTTCCAGATACTCAACGGCAACTTTGCCGCTGCCATTGACGATTACGAGCTGAAACTGCGCTTCATGAACGACCTCGCTACCTACCGCATTGACGTCTCCTGGCTATGGACGGTGGCGCATCACCAGGCCACCATCACCAAGGACGGTTATTTCAAGCGGCAGGCGCTCACCGCCGACGGCGTCGAACTGGCGGCCAACGCCGAGCCGGTCAAGGCGGGCACTCGTTTCACCCGCGAGATGTTCGACAAGGTCTGGAACTACCACAACGAGTGGACAGCGGAATTTTTCGCGGAACTGGACCGCCGCGGCGATCCCGGCCGCTTCGACCGCGCCAAAGCGCCGCTCATCATGGACCTGCTGCAGCGGCAACTGCTCTCGTCACGCTACATCCAGCACAGCGCTCGCGTGCTGTTCGTGGTCGCGCCGGCCAAGGAGCAGGAGTGCGCGCAGATTTTGGACGCCATCTTTGATCTCTCGCGCGAGGAGATCGTCCAACGCGTGCAGTCCGGCAAAATGGACCCACTCGCCCTCCACGCCCACGATTATGTTTTTGACATTTTTCCGGCATCGGAGGCGGCGGACGCACCAGAGGAAATGGGCTTGCGGCCGGCAGCGATCTGA
- the oxlT gene encoding oxalate/formate MFS antiporter, whose translation MATAVATNPTEPRVVNRWVQMIAGVIAMMAIANLQYAWTLFTKPLTQSLHATLAAVQVAFAAFIIAETWLVPFEGYLIDRLGPRLVIGIGGILVGLGWIGSGMATSLHQLYFWYALGGVGAGAVYGGCIGNALKWFPDHRGLTAGFTSGAYGIGTAITVAPIAKMMKASGYQHTFITWGIIQGIVVFCAAMLIVAPPKGWVPKGWSAAEALSKVKVRTSTYDMTHWQMLKTPAFYVIYLMMTLVAFGGLVVTAQIAPIARFYQVDKVIIAWGMSALVIAIEVDRILNGITRPFWGWVSDHIGRENTMFIAFFCEAAAVFALLHTISHPIWFILLSGLCFFAWGEIFSLFPSITGDLFGKKWATTNYGIVYTSKGLASIFAGPVAALASVKTGSWVQVFYAMVFCDLLAAFLALFWLKPVAKRTYLKGQELQKQEEAEAARLAGKPQKAFV comes from the coding sequence ATGGCCACTGCAGTGGCAACCAATCCCACTGAACCCCGCGTCGTCAATCGCTGGGTTCAAATGATCGCAGGCGTGATCGCCATGATGGCGATTGCCAATCTTCAGTACGCTTGGACCTTGTTCACTAAACCCCTAACCCAAAGCCTGCACGCAACCTTGGCCGCCGTGCAGGTGGCATTTGCCGCGTTCATTATTGCGGAAACATGGCTGGTGCCTTTCGAGGGCTACCTCATCGATCGCCTTGGCCCCCGTTTGGTCATCGGCATCGGCGGTATCCTGGTCGGACTTGGCTGGATCGGCTCGGGCATGGCGACCAGTCTGCATCAGCTCTACTTCTGGTACGCCCTCGGCGGTGTCGGTGCAGGCGCCGTGTATGGCGGATGCATAGGCAATGCGCTGAAGTGGTTCCCTGATCACCGCGGCCTTACCGCCGGCTTCACCTCCGGCGCGTACGGCATTGGTACCGCCATCACCGTGGCGCCCATCGCCAAGATGATGAAAGCCTCCGGATACCAGCATACCTTCATCACCTGGGGCATCATCCAGGGCATCGTCGTCTTCTGCGCTGCCATGCTGATCGTTGCCCCGCCCAAGGGCTGGGTACCGAAGGGCTGGTCAGCCGCGGAGGCGCTCTCCAAGGTGAAGGTGCGTACCTCCACCTACGACATGACCCACTGGCAGATGTTGAAAACGCCGGCGTTCTACGTGATTTACCTCATGATGACGCTGGTGGCCTTCGGCGGCTTGGTAGTAACTGCCCAGATCGCGCCGATTGCCCGCTTCTATCAGGTCGATAAGGTCATCATTGCCTGGGGCATGTCGGCGCTGGTGATCGCGATTGAAGTGGATCGCATCCTGAACGGCATAACCCGGCCGTTCTGGGGCTGGGTGTCGGACCACATTGGACGTGAGAACACCATGTTCATCGCGTTCTTCTGCGAAGCTGCGGCAGTGTTCGCACTGCTGCACACCATCAGCCACCCGATCTGGTTCATCCTGCTGTCGGGGTTGTGCTTCTTCGCCTGGGGCGAGATCTTCTCGCTCTTCCCCTCCATCACCGGTGACCTGTTTGGCAAGAAATGGGCCACGACCAACTATGGCATTGTCTACACGTCCAAGGGTCTGGCCTCCATCTTTGCCGGACCGGTGGCCGCGCTGGCCAGTGTCAAGACTGGCTCGTGGGTTCAGGTCTTCTACGCCATGGTCTTCTGTGACTTGCTGGCGGCTTTCCTGGCGCTGTTCTGGCTGAAACCGGTCGCCAAACGGACCTACCTCAAGGGACAGGAATTACAAAAGCAGGAGGAGGCCGAAGCGGCACGCCTCGCGGGAAAACCGCAAAAGGCCTTCGTGTAA
- a CDS encoding pyruvate synthase gives MPIFVDEKPTQNLEDFKGVKKVPHNEYYTSGHRTCQGCESAQMMRLLAKAAGPRTIVLGSTGCMYVANTSYYTTPWGVPWMHTQLGSSGSAVLGAAAAFKAQMRKGKMKDEPINVIAFCGDGGGADMGLAAISATLTHPDYNLLILMYDNESYANTDIQISGTSPYGANSSFSFPGKKRRIMNNRWKKNVAPLMAIGHPTCRYVATISTSYALQAMNVVRRALSIGGPTFVHCLNPCPKGWDFDPVQAHELGELAVNTGIWPLYEIENGVVKLYGKSKQIADGKFKRLPVKVYLEKQGRFNHFIDEDTEFFQSKIDDMWTNWLVPGIIPLRHEIAKEV, from the coding sequence ATGCCTATATTTGTAGACGAAAAACCGACCCAAAACCTGGAGGACTTCAAGGGTGTCAAGAAAGTCCCCCACAACGAGTACTACACTTCCGGCCACCGCACCTGCCAAGGCTGCGAGTCGGCCCAGATGATGCGGCTGTTGGCCAAGGCCGCCGGCCCCAGGACCATCGTCCTGGGGAGCACCGGCTGCATGTACGTGGCCAACACCTCGTATTACACCACGCCTTGGGGCGTGCCCTGGATGCATACGCAACTGGGTAGCTCCGGCTCGGCCGTGCTGGGCGCCGCTGCTGCCTTCAAGGCGCAGATGCGCAAGGGCAAGATGAAGGATGAGCCCATCAACGTCATCGCCTTCTGCGGCGACGGCGGTGGCGCGGATATGGGCCTGGCCGCCATCTCGGCGACTCTGACCCATCCGGATTACAACCTCCTCATCCTCATGTACGACAACGAGTCGTACGCCAACACCGACATTCAGATTTCCGGCACTTCACCCTACGGCGCGAACAGCTCGTTCAGCTTCCCGGGGAAGAAGCGGCGCATTATGAACAACCGCTGGAAAAAGAATGTCGCTCCCCTGATGGCCATCGGGCATCCCACCTGCCGCTACGTAGCGACCATTTCCACGTCCTACGCGCTGCAGGCCATGAACGTTGTCCGCCGCGCCCTCAGCATCGGTGGCCCGACGTTTGTGCACTGCCTGAACCCGTGCCCCAAGGGCTGGGATTTCGATCCCGTCCAGGCGCACGAGCTGGGCGAACTGGCCGTCAACACCGGCATCTGGCCGTTGTACGAGATCGAGAACGGCGTCGTGAAGCTGTACGGCAAATCCAAACAGATTGCCGACGGTAAATTCAAGCGCCTCCCGGTCAAGGTTTACCTGGAGAAGCAGGGCAGGTTCAACCACTTTATCGACGAGGACACGGAGTTCTTCCAGAGCAAGATAGACGACATGTGGACCAATTGGCTCGTACCCGGTATTATTCCCCTCCGGCACGAGATCGCGAAGGAAGTCTAA
- a CDS encoding pyruvate ferredoxin oxidoreductase: MAVAEQKQVEQEALITGSEAMAIACKLADVDVVTAYPIRPYDTVMQFITQLNADGEMDCEFIVAEGEHSQFEIVKHASICGARVFCGSSGVGWMYAMEALTVTPALRVPMIAMVGNRALDDPGAFGTEHNDALAVRDLGWLLTWVDSGQECLDTTLIAYRVAEDPRMLVPCAISCDGAFLTHSQSLIKIPSAEQVKKFLPRYDRGNLLMHPDNVISIAPQVNEDWVMEVRKQNYAVTERAEQVIREAYADFEKIFGRKYGNPFFEEFMTEDADVVLLGMGTMSMPMHVAIRDLRKKGIKVGFVRLRWFRPFPAEELAKCLSRFKAVGVVDRDFSFGSPYLSGVVATEVRTALYPGKGPKPPVLGFICGLGGREVTLDDVKTMTDKTLQAAEGKSVPLTQWIGLRD; the protein is encoded by the coding sequence ATGGCAGTGGCAGAACAAAAACAAGTCGAACAGGAAGCCCTGATTACGGGTTCCGAAGCCATGGCGATCGCCTGCAAGCTGGCTGACGTGGACGTGGTCACGGCTTATCCGATTCGCCCTTACGACACGGTCATGCAGTTCATCACCCAACTGAATGCAGACGGGGAGATGGACTGCGAGTTCATCGTGGCGGAAGGCGAACACTCACAGTTCGAAATCGTCAAACATGCCTCCATCTGCGGCGCCCGCGTCTTTTGCGGCTCCAGCGGCGTGGGCTGGATGTACGCCATGGAAGCGCTCACCGTCACTCCGGCCCTGCGCGTTCCCATGATCGCCATGGTGGGCAACCGGGCGCTGGACGATCCGGGCGCTTTCGGTACCGAACACAACGACGCTCTTGCCGTCCGCGACCTGGGTTGGCTTTTGACCTGGGTGGACAGCGGCCAGGAGTGCCTGGACACCACCCTCATCGCCTACCGCGTGGCGGAAGACCCCCGCATGTTGGTGCCCTGCGCCATCAGTTGCGACGGCGCCTTCCTCACCCACTCGCAGTCGCTGATCAAGATTCCCTCGGCCGAGCAGGTCAAGAAATTCCTGCCCCGCTACGACCGCGGCAATCTGCTGATGCACCCGGACAATGTCATCTCCATCGCTCCCCAGGTTAACGAGGACTGGGTGATGGAAGTCCGCAAGCAGAACTATGCCGTAACCGAGCGTGCCGAGCAGGTCATTCGCGAAGCCTATGCCGACTTCGAGAAGATCTTCGGGCGCAAGTACGGCAACCCGTTCTTCGAGGAGTTCATGACCGAGGATGCCGACGTCGTTCTGCTGGGCATGGGAACCATGTCCATGCCGATGCACGTCGCGATCCGCGATCTGCGCAAGAAAGGCATCAAGGTCGGCTTTGTTCGCCTGCGCTGGTTCCGGCCGTTCCCGGCGGAAGAACTGGCCAAGTGCCTGAGCCGCTTTAAGGCCGTCGGAGTCGTCGACCGCGACTTCTCTTTCGGTTCGCCCTACCTCAGCGGCGTGGTCGCCACCGAAGTCAGGACCGCGCTGTATCCGGGCAAAGGGCCGAAGCCGCCGGTGCTGGGCTTTATCTGCGGTCTGGGTGGTCGCGAGGTCACGTTGGACGATGTCAAGACGATGACCGACAAGACCCTCCAGGCGGCGGAAGGCAAGTCCGTACCGTTAACACAATGGATCGGGCTGCGGGACTAG
- a CDS encoding (4Fe-4S)-binding protein, whose product MGQLFAIEIIYRGVFQKTLAKNICRGIVLAAHNEGKPGLSFGRYGDSPERNGIPAKSFAIVATDDETLEKGMAQYEPKHTDVTVVLDDTLCKGIESWGWYGVQTVTEHLKPGATLIVASLEQPTTLLKALHTNDKPYKLGVVRGVTSFSGMWVFKDDHTDVRVLGAIAKALPELMKLTSLEKFISEKLKNTLKVTSAHTSYDKFSSIEVKPGTGNAEKLAHFDLIGSSAMRLGVSIPGQPQGGPYPDPVTKELGGFRPARNEQLKKATTRTMRPVVNFATCTKCTLCWLNCPDGSFDVTSEGTYDANLGACCGCGICEAVCPVPDCIRMVPETAFADSASQYAAYRKDKAAYKAMLDKVVVPPPAERSHGYRFKGQYKDQAVKALEIAQKG is encoded by the coding sequence ATGGGCCAGCTATTTGCCATCGAAATTATCTACCGTGGGGTCTTTCAAAAGACTCTGGCGAAGAACATATGCCGCGGGATCGTCCTGGCCGCCCACAATGAGGGCAAACCAGGCCTTTCCTTTGGCCGTTACGGGGACAGCCCGGAGCGGAACGGCATTCCCGCCAAGAGCTTTGCCATCGTCGCCACCGACGATGAGACCCTGGAAAAAGGAATGGCTCAGTACGAGCCCAAACACACCGACGTCACCGTAGTCCTGGACGACACGCTCTGCAAAGGGATCGAGTCCTGGGGCTGGTACGGCGTGCAGACCGTGACCGAGCACCTGAAGCCAGGTGCGACCCTGATCGTCGCCTCCCTGGAGCAGCCGACGACGTTGCTCAAGGCGCTCCACACGAACGATAAACCGTACAAGCTTGGCGTCGTCCGCGGCGTCACCAGCTTCTCCGGCATGTGGGTCTTCAAAGACGACCACACCGATGTCCGGGTGCTGGGCGCGATTGCCAAGGCGCTGCCGGAGCTGATGAAGCTGACCTCGCTGGAGAAGTTCATCAGCGAGAAGCTCAAGAACACGCTGAAGGTCACCTCGGCCCACACCAGCTACGACAAGTTCTCCAGCATCGAAGTCAAGCCGGGAACCGGCAATGCGGAAAAACTGGCGCACTTCGATCTGATCGGTTCCTCCGCTATGCGCCTGGGCGTTTCCATCCCCGGCCAGCCGCAAGGCGGTCCGTATCCCGACCCGGTCACCAAGGAACTGGGTGGCTTCCGCCCGGCGCGCAATGAACAGCTCAAGAAGGCGACCACGCGCACCATGCGTCCGGTGGTCAACTTTGCCACCTGCACCAAGTGCACGCTGTGCTGGTTGAACTGCCCGGATGGGTCGTTCGACGTCACCTCCGAGGGCACGTACGACGCCAACCTCGGCGCGTGCTGCGGTTGCGGCATCTGCGAAGCGGTTTGCCCGGTGCCCGATTGCATTCGCATGGTTCCGGAGACGGCATTTGCCGACAGCGCCAGCCAGTACGCGGCGTACCGCAAGGACAAGGCCGCTTACAAGGCCATGTTGGACAAGGTCGTGGTTCCGCCTCCAGCCGAGCGCTCGCACGGCTACCGCTTCAAGGGACAGTACAAGGATCAGGCCGTTAAAGCCCTGGAAATCGCCCAAAAAGGCTAG
- a CDS encoding FadR family transcriptional regulator, producing MASTPKPTFEVIRKDKVYDQVARKLEQFILQELKPGDKLPSERELALSCKVSRSSIRDAMRRLELMGLVEPRQGAGTIVRQLSPDALVNPLTAILLRQRKHLAELLEVRRMIEPPIAARAAQHITPEQLAHLEEILRRQSQKLSQDDPAIEEDSEFHYAIATAADNSVLLHVIDVLMDLLRESRERNMQVEGRPQKSFAGHKRIFTALCQGDAKAAEAAMCQHLDEVTDLVLKQHK from the coding sequence TTGGCTAGCACGCCCAAACCCACCTTCGAGGTTATCCGCAAAGACAAGGTCTACGACCAAGTCGCGCGCAAGCTCGAGCAGTTCATCCTCCAGGAGCTGAAGCCCGGCGACAAGCTCCCTTCGGAGCGCGAACTGGCGTTGTCGTGCAAAGTCAGCCGCAGTTCTATCCGGGATGCCATGCGCAGGCTGGAATTGATGGGGCTGGTGGAGCCCCGTCAGGGCGCCGGGACCATTGTCCGACAGCTTTCCCCGGATGCGCTGGTCAACCCACTCACCGCCATCCTGTTGCGCCAGCGGAAGCACCTGGCCGAACTGCTCGAGGTCCGCCGAATGATCGAGCCGCCCATCGCGGCCCGTGCCGCTCAGCACATTACCCCCGAACAACTGGCTCATTTGGAGGAGATCCTGCGCCGCCAAAGCCAGAAGCTGAGCCAGGACGACCCGGCCATCGAGGAAGACTCGGAGTTCCATTACGCCATCGCCACCGCTGCCGACAACTCCGTGCTGTTGCACGTGATCGATGTGTTGATGGACCTGCTTCGGGAAAGCCGCGAACGCAACATGCAGGTGGAGGGACGGCCGCAGAAGTCTTTTGCAGGTCACAAGCGCATTTTTACCGCGTTATGCCAGGGTGACGCAAAAGCGGCGGAAGCCGCCATGTGCCAGCACCTGGACGAAGTTACGGATCTAGTACTTAAGCAGCATAAATGA